One segment of Panicum virgatum strain AP13 chromosome 1K, P.virgatum_v5, whole genome shotgun sequence DNA contains the following:
- the LOC120657514 gene encoding uncharacterized protein LOC120657514 — MACSKPTGVSALNLLLVVLVMAAAGPGGALKLEPTGTSGHFPPLLDCAPAPATAPSKNASAFRANVLSLLGALPAAAAAAPTGSASTRSAGRAGRDRAFARGACFGFGAPHGPSSPADCRSCLSAAADDVAAGCAGASRRAGTWRAGCFVSYADTGRPTASEDAFRGWFYDDDPPTAALGNQCTANRTAAECARCLNESAQVVPALKEGGRLSMVHGDAVVVVGYACYLRVPLFSPMPRWQQKLFGPVGVFDVVATVIFEVAGVLFCIKIAREFNPA, encoded by the exons ATGGCGTGCTCGAAGCCCACGGGCGTTTCCGCCCTgaacctcctcctcgtcgtcctcgtgaTGGCCGCCGCAGGACCAGGGGGCGCCCTGAAGCTGGAGCCGACCGGCACGAGCGGGCACTTCCCGCCTCTGCTCGACTGCGCCCCGgccccggcgacggcgccctCCAAGAACGCCAGCGCGTTCCGCGCCAACGTGCTCTCGCTCCTCGgcgcgctccccgccgccgccgcggccgcgcccacgGGCTCCGCCTCCACGCGGTccgccgggcgcgccgggcGCGATCGTGCCTTCGCCCGCGGGGCCTGCTTCGGGTTCGGCGCGCCCCAcggcccctcctcccccgccgacTGCCGCTCGTgcctgtccgccgccgccgacgacgtcgccgccgggTGCGCCGGCGCCAGCCGCCGCGCGGGCACCTGGCGCGCCGGCTGCTTCGTGTCGTACGCGGACACCGGCCGGCCCACGGCCAGCGAGGACGCGTTCCGCGGCTGGTTCTACGACGACGACCCGCCGACCGCGGCGCTGGGAAACCAGTGCACGGCCAACCGCACCGCGGCGGAGTGCGCGCGGTGCCTGAACGAGTCGGCGCAGGTGGTGCCGGCGCTCAAGGAGGGGGGCCGGCTCTCCATGGTCCACGGCGacgcggtggtggtcgtcggCTACGCTTGCTACCTGCGCGTCCCGCTGTTCAGCCCAATGCCGCGGTGGCAGCAAAAAC TTTTCGGACCCGTCGGCGTCTTTGACGTGGTTGCGACAGTGATCTTCGAAGTAGCCGGGGTGCTGTTCTGCATCAAGATCGCCCGTGAGTTTAATCCAGCATGA